The DNA region GTCCTTTCTAAAGTTGCTCCATAGCAATCTCACTCCATAGTAAGTCCTTTCTGGAATCTCTCCCAGTAGATGGTCATCTTAAATGACTCATGCTAACTAGTGAGTATGTGTTGACCTCTCATATCCCTAGAAAATCTCCTTACCTTGGTCTAAGCATAGACCTTCGGGTTGAAGACGAACAATGTACCCTTAAGTTTAAGCATCGAATTTCGAGTTGGAAACGACTTATTTTGATCTAAGCATCGACCTTCGGGTTAAAGACGGTCTCTTTGTCCTTAAGTCTAAGCATCAACTTTCAAGTTGGCGATGACTTGTCTTGATCTATGTGCCAACCACCCGGAATACAATGATCTTTTTATGTTCGATCTAAGCACCGATCTCTAATGACGATATCTTTATGTTTTATCTAAGCGTTTGTCTCCGACGATGATTTCTTTATTTTCGATTCAAGCACCGACCCCCGGGAAGGCGACGATCTCTTTATGTTCGATCTAAGCCCCGACCCTCAGGAAGATGGAGATCATTTTATGTTCGACCTAAACACCGACCCTTGAGAAGGCGACAATCTCTTTATATTCGATCTAAGCATCGACCCTCGGAAATGCGACGATCTCTTTATGTTTGATCTAAGCACCGGTCTCTCGCGACGATCTCCTTTTGTTCGATCTAAGCACTGGTCTCCCGCGATGAGCTTCTTTTGTTCGATCTAAGCACCGGTCTCTGACGATGATTTCCCTTTGTTCGAACTAAGCATCGACCTTCGACGACGACCTCTTTACGTTCGATCTAAGCATTGACCCTCGGGAATGCGATAATATTTTACCCTATCTTGACTAATtttttttcttccatattccTTTTCAGGGACAATTTTTTGGATcctttcgtatttaattatcttccaccatgaTTACCTGAGGATTATCGTCACTTATGCCCTCGGATTGAAGGTAATTAAATAAGGACATTTGTCGTACCCTAAATTTTGCTCGCTTGTtttttactatattttatttttatcattttttaaaACCAAAAAAAAATCGAAAGTGTAAGTCATCTCAGTTGGTAGTGGGGCAAGGACTTTAGGTGCAAGGTTGGGGGTTCAAACCCCATTGTATCTCTttatatttgtttttttatttaaaagtcaacaaaagtcaaagGTTGACCTTTTTGgtttattttaaatttatttcaatttttattaGGTATTTTTTAAGACAAAATTACATCTGAGGTCTTTTAAGTTATTTTTTTGTAACAAGTTGGTCCTTAAGATTTTTTTGTAACAACTTGGTCTTTAAGTTACCAAACATGTGTACCGTTACCCTTTTTTAACAGAGTGAAAGTGTTATTGTGGATGCAATTATTTTAAATGGTATAAAAATGATGAAGTGCAACCAGAAATACAACAATCACACATTTCTAAATATTCAAAATGTAATAAAAAAGATGTAGAAGTCACCATAAAGGACCAAGTTGTTAAAAAAAATAACTTAAAGGATCTCTGGTGCaattttatcttttttttaattaccaattttttttaaatctcaaattaatcaaaaatattatatttattttaaaatcttaataaataaaatttaaaaaaaaaatcttacACGAACTACGGAACTCTGATTTCTCATTGCACTTTGAGAATACGTTGGCATAGGATTTTGAAACCCTAGCGAGTGCAATAATAAAAAACTAATATTTTTTCTCTTTAAATATTTTACAATATCATTTTTAATAAATAAACAAAATGATTGCAAACATTCCCTTAAGAACACTTAAGCCTAGCCTATTAGGAGGTTCCCGTTAAGTACAATGGATGTGAGAGGTGTTAATATATTTTCCTCGCATAACCGGCTCTCGAATCAGAAATTGGTTGTGATGACCATGTTTTCTTcctttaagggttttatcgatgCTTCTCTTAAAATAAAAACATCGCTGGCAACTCTGTGTCTATTTCGAGCCTTTGGACGCCCGAAAAATTTTCGCGTcgcgacaactggcgactctgctggggactaccTCCCTAAAGAGAGTCAAGTATATCCATTAGTACTAGAACTGTTGGTTTGCTtgcttattttttattttattttgtttatttttatttatttattttatttattattttttttgtttgtttgttttttctCTATTTTTATCTTGTATACTATTTAACATTGTGGATTTTGGAAATTTGTTTGAGAATAAGCTCTTCACCCAAGCTCGAGAAGAAACATAAGTTTAAGTAAGAGGTTGTCTTGTATTGGCCAAAGGGATGCACATCCCAACAGGTTTTTTACGACAACTTCGTCTAGAGTATATCAGTTCAAAGCTTTCGTCATGAGTTGGCTAGCTCATCTTCGTGACGAAACATCGATTTGGTtcatgactctagggacctcttCTAGAACCAGAACTTTGAGACTTTGTATGACCTACAAGGCCTATACGGAGGCTCTTCCTAAGGGAGACCCATTGGAATTTCATCATAATTTGAGTTGAGCCTAATATCatgatgaagtttcatatgtgGTATATGACCTTGGGTTTGCTCTTAAGCAGCCAATAAAACCCTAGAGTCATCCTTGTGAGAGGATTTTGGGTATTAAAGATTTAGAACCGACCTATCGTAGGGAGCCTTCCTAAATAAGGTGTCCTTATATCGTTTTGTATCCCTAAACCCGTATGTGTTTTGTTATGCTCGTCACTATCATAAACCCGCATGTGACACATACATTGCATCTGCATAAAAACTTTTATACCTAGAAAATGAAACATAAAATCTTTTTGCATACCTATGCATTTTCATGCATCCACATACATgcacatacatttgcatatcataaacAAAAACTCATATTTCTTCCCCCTTCTCCAACCTGGTCCGCGCTAGCTAATTTCTCGATACTCATAAACAAACTTAAAGCATGTCTCGAGAAGCTATGGAGAAACCCAAGAGAGGACATGAATTGTTGAAAGAGGAGGTCAACCAACTAAAGACTCTAATGAGCTTTGTCATGCAAGTACTATTGAGGAGAGAATGTAACCCTTCGTCATGCCAGCAGCAGGCCTACCTAGTGTCTCAAATACATCAACCCTGGATGATGCCTCACGACAAAATTCGCACCAGTATCCCCGTCAGCAGCAACCTCATGTGCAACATCAGTCACGAGATCACTGTATTCCGCCATGAAAAATAAAGCTTGGAAGGAAATTGGACCATATACTAGTGTCTTATGGCCAATTGCTACAACACTTGCTCATATGTGCCCTAGTGGAGCCAAGACTACATGATCCTCTTCCCCGTCCTTATCCTCTTAGTTATGATGAGAACGCTAGATGTGAATACCATGCTGGTTCGTAGGGGCATACGGTGTAAAATTGAAGGGCTCTCAAACACAAGATCCAAGACCTGATTGACGATAAACACTTAACTTTCAAAGGAGAAATCTTATTGGTGAGCGGTCACCCCTTATTTTGATAAGTAAAAGAACGTCAAGAAGCATCTCCTAAAGTCAGTGGGCCAACAAAGAAGCTCATTCCTAGGATCATTACTTCTTTCTAGTTGTAATTTCTTTCTTGTTAagtattatttattttaaaatttgtaCTCTTTAATCGGTAACTTCAATAAGATGAGCATGCATGTTTTTGAAATCAATTCTTTCGTATTCACTCTTTCTTATGCCATCACTCACCATGTACAATGCTTTTTCATTTTTTAACCTATTAACAAACTTAGAAAGAGAATGATGTAAACGAAATAACCGAATTTGCTGATGTATGCTTTTATTAGTAAGATATGACTAACGATGTAAGACATTGTTTCACTTCCCAAATATTGAAGAAATAAGGGGATAATCTATAATCAATCCCTTAGAGTCAATAGTAATTTTCCCTTTATTATGCCTAATTTACAAGTAATAGCTTTTTATAAATGGAAAAAACTTAAACCAATAAATTAGATTTTTGCATGGAAGTTATATCTTATTGTTCTTGGTTTGTAAATGTTGTCTTTTTAACaattttctctctttttttttaaattttataataTATGCATTTTTTTTAATCTTAACTTGTGTcataaaatcaataaaaatgTTTGTATGCATAATGTTAAGTACTGATGAATTATGTAGGTGAACATGATCCTCAGATGCTTATAAGGAAAACATGTGTTTCTATTTTCTCTACAAGTTTAACTACTATGTAAGTGTACCTTCTTTTATTTATTGTATTATGTATAAATGTGTTCTGTGAGCTTTGGTAGAAAATGTGCAACATAATATTTGTTCTTTTATTGTTATAAGATTGGTTTAATGGAGAAGACTTGAGTCATAAAAATGTATTTCTTTTAAGATTTTTAAGATTTCATATTCGAATCATGTTAAGTGCaaacaatttttatgttggatCAAATCTATATAAAATTTTACTCCAACTTTAAATGAAGTTCTTACAAGTAGACATTGGAATTGgtttttttaaattaattaatagTAAAACCgtatattaaaaaaaatatgaGTAAGACAATTTTATTTGATAGACAAGAGATAAATTATATTAAAATGAATACAGGGATACTCAACTCAATATAAAAGAGATCTCGAAGGATTCTAATTAAACATGACAAAAATTCGATGAAAATAAATTACAATCCTTACAACCTTTAATATTATTAATCACCTATTCCCAAGATAATAATTTAATAAAGACTAGGATTTTCTTCACATCTTGGAACCCACCGTTGAAAAGAATATTATTCCAATCAATCTAAATCGTCCAACAAAACGAAAGTCACAAAATACCACTGATCCTTTTTTTAATAAACGAGGAGAAATTTGCTTACATAGGTTCTACACTTACACAAGAGTCCGAACCCAATTAATCCAAAACCAAATTCCATAGAATCTTAGCTATTCTGCACAACATGAACAAATGATGAAAAAAATCCTTAGCAACTTGATAATCTCTGATATGACAATTCTAGGAGCCTTAAATAAGGAAGAAAAAAAGTGTATTGGCAAACTATTCATCACTGAGTTTGACAATACAACATACTACCTATGGAAAGCTTCCTTCCCCTCCAAACAACTAACTTACGATGAAACTTATCCGAAATGGAGATCCAAGCGACCTTCCAATACTACAAGAACATAGCAGGAAATTTTCCAATACTACACGACAGAAAAGAAGAGGCTCTTATGAAACTTTATTCCCAAACCTGAGACTAGCAAAACCTTCCCTCAAAACCATAGTATCGATTTCAAATTGCAATAATTCAAAGTGGATAAGTAGGATAATTGACACATCTTGTAATAGATCTCATATTTGacttttattttttaaattattttatatttttatgtATTTGAAATGCATATGTACATAAAGTGGTATATTATTGCTAACCTAATAACACTGGACTAGTAGAAGCATTTCAGCTTTGCAAGTGGTATATTTCATGAAAATGCTTGCATTTAAATCATTTAGTACATGTTATTAGTAATTCATCTGAAATCCACACAAAAATCCATCCTTTCCTCTTTTTTCTGTGGAATAAAACATCTTGTTAATATTTCGGCAGTTATGAATATTTCAGATTTGATAAAGGATTAAAAAGTGTAAAATTTTGAGTTTGACAAGCACAATTGTTGGATTCAGTATTGCATTAACAATTCTCAGCAACAGTAAACTTGAACAAGCACAATGAAGAAATAATACTCAAACAAGCAAATCCATAAGCCTTTAACAAGAAATATTTAATCTGACTCTTCATTTTCATTATCAGTGCTAGTAACAAAAAACTTAATAGAAGCTTTTGCTGCTAGTGACAAGAAACTAACAAAGATAAATCTCTTGGAAGAGATTTTAGCAGAACAGAATCTACTCTGGCGTTTATTCCCTCATTATACATTATTTGGCTCTTTTTTATTTGTGTTCCTATCTTTGACCGTGCTTGCTCCACCGATGCACTCTGCAAAAACCATGTAATGTGGTTTCGAGTCTTATAATCGTGACTGTGCTTGCTCCACCGATGCACTCTGCAACATGGCAGTAAAGATTCCATTAGAGGGTATAATATTCGATCTAAAGATAGCAGGTCTACAGATAAAAGACTATTGGAGTTCAAAAAATCATGCAAAATCAGATGTTAGATTTCTCACCAATGGAATCCCCTTGGCAGCTCTTGCAGCCAAGTAAGCAGAGGGCTTGAAGAATTCTCCATACAGTTTTGACCATTCCGCCAATCTCGAGTATATGTATTTGGATCCAAGAGAATCAGCCCAGAATATGAGACCTCCCCTGATTAAATTAATCCCAAAAGTCAGAACACGAAGCAAACTTTTGAGAGTGTAAAAAAATAATGGATGAGACAAACCTGTAAGGTGGAAAGCCCATTCCAAAGACAGCTGCAATATCAAGATCAGCTGCTTTAACTGCAATGCCTTCCTCAAGGACCCGGCAAGCCTCGTTAACCACAGGAAAGAAGATCATCTCTATGATGTCCTTTTCTGATAATTTTACAAGCTGTAAAGTTCTCAAAACCAAAAAAATCAGATTGATCATAATGAACAAAAATTGTGTTTCCCACTACAGTCAAGTAAATAAGGCACCTCCCCAGTTACTTTTTAGTTGTTTTTTTAAGATTATTTACACAGACCCAAAAAACCAATAAACTTTGTTACTTTAATGCAATTATGTTTCTTTCCATCTATTACTCTCTAGATTTGGTAGTTAAGGGTATGATTGACAAAACAATAGTCAATGTTGCATTGAATcttaaaaataaagaaaaaatagGAACAAAAAGTGACACCGGAAATGTTCCTAGACTGTTAGAAATGAAGGGAGTGTAATTTATATAGACCGGTTAAAATACCTTAGGATCAACGGTGACACCAGAAATGTTCCTAGACTTCTCAATATAATTCTTCACCTCTGGATCAGGATTAGCTCTACGTCTATCATCGTATAAATAAAATCCTTTGCGAGCTGCTTCACCTGTTAAAAGCACATTTTTATGGTTTCACACAGAACATCAATGTCTTTTTACTGGAAACAGTGTTAAGTAAATATATTCAGAAAATTTTCATTTGATATAAATAATGAGTGCATAAGAGTTTTATCTTAACCTGATCTCTTATCCTCTTGCATAAGTGGAAGGAGCATTGATTTGTAAGTTCGCTCGGGAAAATTCTCAATAAATTGCATGCCAGTTGCAATCCCCACGCCAAAACCAACGAGGTCAGCCAATCTTCATTACAAGATATATGATATTTATTAGACTATTCCAGAAGTGATTATGGATATCAAGAATTTTTTCAAGCATCAATACCTAAAAGGTCCCATTGGCATTCCAAATTTGGTTATTGCCTTGTCAATTTGATAAACATCTGCACCGTGTTCAACAAGAAAGATGGCTGCTTGTGCATATGGGAAGAACACCCTATTAACAGCAAATCCCGTACAATTTCCAACCACCACTGGTGTTTTCCTTATCTTCCTTCCAATATCAAGCAAGTCAACTATTATTTGCGGAGATGTCTGCTTAGTGCGTACAATCTCCAGAAGTGGCATAACATGAGCCGGGCTGCACAGGCACACATCGGATTTTTCAGCTAGAAATATACTACAGACGAATATAATGGTTTCCGAATAGCAAAGTAAACACAAATATAATACCTGAAGAAATGAGCTCCAATAATCCGGTCTTCAGATTTAGTTTTCTTTCCAATCAGGTTCAAGTCAATTGTGGATGTGTTACTAGCAAGTATACAATGAGGAGGACAATACTTTTCAAGTTCTGTAAAGATCTGTTGCTTTAAGGAAACATTCTCAATAACAGCCTGTCCAAATATAACCAACAGGTTATAATTTACCGAGGTTTTGAGTGAAGTGCAATTGCAGCATTCAATGAACAATTTAACATTGCGATTTTTCCTTAAAGTACCTCTATAACCAAGTCCGCGTCTTTGAAGCTTTCATACTCAAGAGTACCCTTGAGAAGAGATATGGTCTTTTCAAATTTTTCCTCAGTCATTTTCCCTTTGTTGACACGACTTTGTAAATTTGCTGCATATGCACGAGAACATGACTTTTATGTATTTTGAATTAAAGCTGAAACATAAGAACCAATTTACAAGAATCTTCTCTCACCTTTAACCCTATTAACACCCGCTTCCAGGAACTTTTCATTTACTTCTTTCAAAATTACAGGATAGTTACTAAGAATTAAAGCAGTTGCTATCCCAGAGCCCATTAGGCCTCCGCCAAGGATTCCAACCTTTTTCACTTGTCTAGGAATCAATCCGCGATCAGTAACCCCAGGTACCTGTTCATGACAAGAGACATTGAAAAAATTCATATGTAAAGAAATCATGAAAAGAACTATGAATGAATAAAGACACCTAAACTACAAAGTAACAACAACATGATATATCCTTTTGAGCTAGAGTTGCTCCCTTTGAATGTGACTAGCACTACTGCTCTCTCACTCATTTTATAACCTTAATAAACAGTATATATTATGGCTTTTGACTGGCCAAAGCAAAATGACAAGGAAAACTAACAACTTAGAAACATTTTTTCTTGCCTCAAGTTCTATAATAAAATTCAACAAATTCTATGTTACAAGGTTTAAAATATGCTTTTAAGCTAGTACAGAAAAAATTCCCCCTCTTGACAATCAACCACTATAGCCTTGGGGTCTCTCCCCCTTCCCAAAGGGGAGAGAAACACATAAAATTCAAATAAGTAATTTCATACAAACCTTAGATGTTCCTCGTTGAGAGAAAAATATGTGAATCAAACTTTTACAAGTATCTGAGGCCACAAGTGCTTCAAAGGCTTCAAGCTCCTGCAAAGGTAAGATTAGTTACATTGTCACACAGATTCCTGTAACAGCAATCTGAAGTGTAAGAAGGGAAACTGCAGAGATGTAACAACCTTCCAGAGTCCTGCACGGGGACCAGCAACTATTCCGTCTTCAATGACATCAATGCAAACTAAAGGGTGATTGAGATTAGGAGCACGTTTTTTTGCTTGAGTTCTAGCAAACTTCAGTATCTCTCTGGCTTCCCCAAGGGGTTCTATTTTGTCGGTCTTGTAAAGACTAGCAACCCATGGTCGTCGACGGTCCACAATATCAAGAGCCCACTGGCGTGCAGTGTCCAACAACTTCTCGCGTGACACTAAAGCATCTACAAGTCCCAAACTATAAGCTTCCTCCCCTTTAATTGCCTTTGAGGTCTTCAATTGTAAAAACCAAGTGATTAAAACTTAATTGTCAATCACTGGATAAGCCTTTTGAAATTACACCCCTTACATATTTTATATAAAAAGGAAGCATAAATTGTAGCATACCAGCATCATCTCAAGTGCCTTTGCCAGGCCGACAAGACGAGGAAGTCGCTGCGTTCCTAAAACAATTTACAAATGCCAAGTTAAAAGGAATagttaaataaataaatattacCTCATACCAGTTTTATTCAATTACTTAAATTAAAAGTATTTCCATAAGCCCGTGAATCACAAGCCTTTGCATTGTTATTCATACTCTAACCCAGTAACCCTTTTTTAATGTTGTTGATCATACATGGCCTAGCTAATTAGGTCAACTAACAACTGAAACATCCATACCTCCACCTCCAGGAATTACTCCAAGTTGAAGTTCAGGTAAACCTAGTTGAGCAACTGGGGTTGATATCCGTGCATTGCATGCCTGTAAACAGAAGATCGTATgatatttttagaaaaaaataaaataaaaagtttCTTATTCTTATCGCTGGACAACATATACCATTGCAAGCTCTAACCCTCCACCAAGGGCAAGGCCATCAATAGCCGCAACCGAAGGTTTCCTTCCCCCTGAAAGATGAAATGCAAAGATTCAAAATCAAAATAGAATAGAATGACAAATGAGTTGCAAAGAAAACTTCAAAAGAAACCGTACCTTCTATAGTGTCAGTGAGAAGGTCTATTGATATCAAACCAGGACTTGTCTTCTCTATATATGGCCATGAAGAATTAGAAAATGAGTGCAAGTACATTTACTAAAACAGAAACCTTAAAAAGAAACATTAAAAAAATTACCTACTACTCCCTTTTGCATTATACCAAATGCATTAATATCAAAACCACCCGAAAATTTTCCCTTTGCACCTGATACAGTCATTAAAGATTCAAGTATGAGAACCTCGACTAGAGTAATGTTTGAGTATATCTTTCCACTTTATCTTCTTATCTTTAGCACTTCAACGAGATACTTCAGCATTACTCAAAATGTTACAACGGTACCATAGAAGTTACTCTGGTTTGAACAATCTATGCTTGTAGGTTTAAAACATACTCGGGTCATTGATGCTTATATGTATAGATTGTGATAACCACTCAAAACTACTCTGAACTTTAAGGTAACAAACAACAATAAAGGTAACCAAGTTTTAAGAATTTTTCACTTTCATGTCAAAAAATAAAAGTTGTTTTACACTAGGTGGAGTCGGACATATAGATTAAACGATGCCACTATGTTCTACTATAGCTCATATCTAGTGATGCACTATTAAATCAAATTATGTCATGATGATTTGGCCTATATTTTTACATGGTTTCTCTGTATAAGTGTTGTCGTTGGAGGATGACAGTCCATGGCAGAGAGCCAAAATTCCACCACATCAGCCGTTCTGCGGCACCGTAATAGCGGATTATGCAAAAAGAAAAGGAATATGGGGCAATATTTCCGATATTTATTCATGCGGCAAGCCCCAAAACTGCCTCGTATATCCGCCGTAGCACCGCCATGGCTGCTATTTGATAACACTGCTCTCTACCCTGGCCTAATTGGACTGTTCTCCATAAGTATACCTTTCTTAGCGGTGAATGTTTAGAGTGGGCCAAATAATTGTTTTTCACTTATATTAGACTTTATGTATCCATCTTCAATTAAGCCGAGGACAAAAAATTACGGGTTTGTTTAATTATGACTTGAAGTAAACATTAGAGGAGGTATTATGAAAGTCTTTGATAATGCATTTAAAAATAGattgaaaattttcaaaagaaCAGTGTTTTCTAGCAATACATTTACTTTGTTAGCATTCATCTTCTCTCACAGATAAAACTTTTGGTTGATATTGTCATGTCTATTATCATCCCTGTTGAGATTTTACAGGACCAAACAATAATTCATTTCCATTTTTTCCACTAAAAAACCTTGTAGCCACTTTCTACATTTCTACTCAAAGTTGCCAAACCAATATTGTTAAAGTGAATAAATTTAATGTTTGCAATTTTGAACATTCCATTCATAATAAACAGTTAATTTCAGAAGCACTTTCCATACCTGTAACAACAATTGCCTTGACATCTTCTCTCTCGTTAGCCTCGTCAAAAGTCTCCTTTAAACCGCGAAACACTAGAGAAAAAGAACAGGGAAACAAACAAATTAACAAATGTAATATAGTCTGCGAAATGGATAAAAAAAAGTATATAGTCAAGTTAGTTAGTAAAAGCCGCTGTATTGGTCTTTTCAATCTTATATCTACAATATTGAACTCAAAATTAAAGTTGTATCCGGTGTCCGACATCAACGCAGCGCTGAGATATGAGAGGAGGCATACAAATGAACAAAACTGATCCTAGACTCAATTCTAGAGCCAAATTCAATCCAATTCGAAAACATCTAAAATCAATTCTATTACACCTATACAATTTGTTTCCCTAAATTATCGATTCAAACTTCTAACTAGAATTTGAAATTTTTGCCTCCCTAATTGATTTTCACTCTTAAATATATTGTTCAATTCAATTTTAGTCAAATatattaaaacaaaaaatattttacTTTCTACTCACTTTAACACATCGGATCATTccaaaaaacaaaaagaaaaataatcaGATAGAATAGTTTAAGCTTCGAAACATGATAGAAAACGGTTATGCAAAATTTGGAAGAAAAAAAGAATCAGATCTAGGAAAAATGGGAATAGACAGTACCATCAAAAGAGAGAGAATTGACAGGAGGATTGATGATAGTGATGATGGCAACACCATCAGCTCCAACTTCCAAAACAGTGCCACCGTTATCCATGGAGGATTCTCTTAGTTCAATCGGAATGAAACTTTTGATTCTTGTGATTTGATTTTGTTGTTCTTACTCAGTTCTTTCTCGAGAGAGAAATAGTGGCGTAACCGACGATGTAATGAATACAGTTAAATGGCATTCAATGCAATTAAATGTTGGTCAATAATATCCATCTGCCGAAATGTAAATACAATAAAGTTTTGTTATATTTTTATCAAATTAGTTGTGTTAGTAGTAATTGGTGAATACCTTAATTATAAGATTTAGTTAATATTTTAAAACAGGTTACAAACTTTTATATTTATGAAAGATTTCTTTCCAACCGTACATttattaaatttatatatatatatatttaattacTGTTTTGATATGTTTTTAACAGTTTCTGAATTTTGAGATGTAATTTTAAATAATCAGAATTCAATCCACTAAATAGACTAATACGATTTGAAGATCAATTTTAGTATCAAATGGACTAATACGATTTGAAGGTTAATTCTACTATCAAATGATTTCAATCTCTTTCCGAAATGTAGTTACGAGAATCAAACTGTTTTTTCCTAAATCCAGCATCAATCACCATTAAAGTTACtaattattaaatatattatataatatattttaagacatttttaGCTACTTTTATATTTATTATTGATTTCTTTTCAACCATATCCTAATTAAAGattgttttaaataatcatattttttaaattatatattaaaataattacattttcaatttatttatcAAATTAATCATGTTTTAGTTGGACGATGAAAGGAGACGTCAATTCTTATGGTGCATGTTTTGATTAGTTACACATATGCATCATTCATCATGACGTATGAATGAAAATGTAGGAACATGCGTCGGTGCATGTGATTATTCCTTTTTTTACATGCATGCAAGCGTCATTGCATGTAGCTACtcatttaattttttatatttgCATTCACAAATTGTAGTGGTACATGCTCCTACATTTGTATATATGTGTCAATTACACTAGTGTTTGTGTGTAAAAATCTAATGCATATGTCATAAGAGTTGGCGCATTCTCTTGAAATATGATTAGTTtgataaataaattaaaaacGTGGTTATTTTGATATATAATTTGAAAAAGTTGATTATTTTTATAAAGGAAAATCACAATTAAATGAATTTTGGttatatttaaatatttttaattatagGTTTAATAGTAGTTTTGGTTATTTTTTAATGATTTATCTCTAGTTTTGTTACTTAATTATAAGATTCAATTAAATTAACTAGGGTCTATTTTAAGATATTTTATAAACTTTTATACATGTTAATATTTTTTTCCAACGAT from Lathyrus oleraceus cultivar Zhongwan6 chromosome 1, CAAS_Psat_ZW6_1.0, whole genome shotgun sequence includes:
- the LOC127073182 gene encoding peroxisomal fatty acid beta-oxidation multifunctional protein MFP2 isoform X2 — protein: MDNGGTVLEVGADGVAIITIINPPVNSLSFDVFRGLKETFDEANEREDVKAIVVTGAKGKFSGGFDINAFGIMQKGVVEKTSPGLISIDLLTDTIEGGRKPSVAAIDGLALGGGLELAMACNARISTPVAQLGLPELQLGVIPGGGGTQRLPRLVGLAKALEMMLTSKAIKGEEAYSLGLVDALVSREKLLDTARQWALDIVDRRRPWVASLYKTDKIEPLGEAREILKFARTQAKKRAPNLNHPLVCIDVIEDGIVAGPRAGLWKELEAFEALVASDTCKSLIHIFFSQRGTSKVPGVTDRGLIPRQVKKVGILGGGLMGSGIATALILSNYPVILKEVNEKFLEAGVNRVKANLQSRVNKGKMTEEKFEKTISLLKGTLEYESFKDADLVIEAVIENVSLKQQIFTELEKYCPPHCILASNTSTIDLNLIGKKTKSEDRIIGAHFFSPAHVMPLLEIVRTKQTSPQIIVDLLDIGRKIRKTPVVVGNCTGFAVNRVFFPYAQAAIFLVEHGADVYQIDKAITKFGMPMGPFRLADLVGFGVGIATGMQFIENFPERTYKSMLLPLMQEDKRSGEAARKGFYLYDDRRRANPDPEVKNYIEKSRNISGVTVDPKLVKLSEKDIIEMIFFPVVNEACRVLEEGIAVKAADLDIAAVFGMGFPPYRGGLIFWADSLGSKYIYSRLAEWSKLYGEFFKPSAYLAARAAKGIPLSASVEQAQSRL
- the LOC127073182 gene encoding peroxisomal fatty acid beta-oxidation multifunctional protein MFP2 isoform X1; protein product: MDNGGTVLEVGADGVAIITIINPPVNSLSFDVFRGLKETFDEANEREDVKAIVVTGAKGKFSGGFDINAFGIMQKGVVEKTSPGLISIDLLTDTIEGGRKPSVAAIDGLALGGGLELAMACNARISTPVAQLGLPELQLGVIPGGGGTQRLPRLVGLAKALEMMLTSKAIKGEEAYSLGLVDALVSREKLLDTARQWALDIVDRRRPWVASLYKTDKIEPLGEAREILKFARTQAKKRAPNLNHPLVCIDVIEDGIVAGPRAGLWKELEAFEALVASDTCKSLIHIFFSQRGTSKVPGVTDRGLIPRQVKKVGILGGGLMGSGIATALILSNYPVILKEVNEKFLEAGVNRVKANLQSRVNKGKMTEEKFEKTISLLKGTLEYESFKDADLVIEAVIENVSLKQQIFTELEKYCPPHCILASNTSTIDLNLIGKKTKSEDRIIGAHFFSPAHVMPLLEIVRTKQTSPQIIVDLLDIGRKIRKTPVVVGNCTGFAVNRVFFPYAQAAIFLVEHGADVYQIDKAITKFGMPMGPFRLADLVGFGVGIATGMQFIENFPERTYKSMLLPLMQEDKRSGEAARKGFYLYDDRRRANPDPEVKNYIEKSRNISGVTVDPKLVKLSEKDIIEMIFFPVVNEACRVLEEGIAVKAADLDIAAVFGMGFPPYRGGLIFWADSLGSKYIYSRLAEWSKLYGEFFKPSAYLAARAAKGIPLSASVEQARSKIGTQIKKSQIMYNEGINARVDSVLLKSLPRDLSLLVSCH